The sequence below is a genomic window from Silene latifolia isolate original U9 population chromosome 7, ASM4854445v1, whole genome shotgun sequence.
AATGCTTGAGGAACTTTTGAGCACACTTATCGACACAAACAGCCTCTTCTTTGCTCAATCTTTTTGAAGTAAAACTGCTTACACATTCCGTGAAACATCTCTGCGTCAGGGCATTGTACATCTTCAAACTGTAAAATAAAATTTCAAATAGACAATCGGCATCATATCCAAAACCGTATCATGCCAAGAGGCAGTAgcggagccatgattttaagtcAGCGGGGGCGAAAATTTTCAGCAAGGGCGAAAGGGTGATGTTTTAAGGGCACttcgaaaaaattcgaaaattttaactaaaaatttcgaaagtttcTGAATGACCTAAAATTCGGACTTAATTATACTAATGCTTTCAAAAACCAAGTTTAATTACACAATAAGTATATAAACAGGTGAAAATTAGAAATACAAATATGAAGTGACAGAAAAATACTGTATTTTTATTCGATTCACATGTTAATACTCCATACTCAGTGGTGGAGCGAGAGGGGATAAGCTATAGAAAGTTCGATACGACTAAATCTTGATGAAATTAACTAGGCCATCATGAAATTACATTCATATCAAACATACATTCGAAAAGGTTTTAACTTTTTTATATTTTATAGCTCAATTCCATGTTATAAAAGCTTAAGGGCAAATATAaaggcgaaaattcaaaaaataataCTCCGAATCAATTAGAGTATTTGTTTAATTTCGATTAAAATACCTCTATAAAGAATAaatcgactaaagttatacaaataatctGGACGGAATGAGTAGTAGAGAAAAATACCTATCGCGAACTTCGAGGTGGTGTATCATGGCGTTCATCTTAGCCTTGTCTTTCTCTGAAAAATTGCCTAAATCCATGCCGTTTGTTAttaaattttttgtttttttgttttattatttttttgggtgattttagttcaaattcttgtttctcttcttgttcttcaaGCAACAAACTTTTGTACCAAAAAAGTCCTGTGATTTGAGTTTTTCGTATCCATTAAAATTGCATGTAAAAATATGTAGGGCTCCGGGTTTTTATGTGGGCTATTTTATCAGAAGAATCCATGTTTTGGGCTGGGCCTATCTTGGTCGAATGCGCACAAAATCAACGCTTATTCCCTccgtctcgatcatttgtttTACATATTCCATTTTTTGGTGTCGCAGTcaatttttcacttttctattttaggaatgtttTTAATAAGTAATTTGATCGTCCACACTCAATTTGGCCCCTTATTGTCTAATAATTGCccctcctttttccttgatctttgtacCATCACCAAAGGTACACAAATAATTGAAATGAACTACTTAGAACAAGCTGTTTATCGCTAACAACAAACAACATCGATTTAATTTGGAAAATATATATGCAAGAAACAACAAACTAGTATGTACcccacaaatactatcctacaaccagttgtatagtagcattgtacaaccgcctcaaagttgttgagctcttacacaaagttattgagctattttacaagttattgagctattttacgaagttattgagcttaataattattcctTTAAGCTCagtaactttgtatcataactcgataattttgtcaGTAGAtctcgataactttataacaaagctcaattacattgaataagttgtatatacaaccagttgtataatacattaactgtatGTACCCGGTCTCACCCTTATAATAAGAAATTTATTACAGGAAGTCTCTCTTGTTACGAGACGGGTATATTCGTCACAAGCTCGTGACGAGTTAAATATCACCCACATGATAAGCCAAAAATCAGGATGCGAAGTCACAAATAATTTGTCTTTATCTACCCATTTTGTTTTATTTAACTCGTGACTCGTCACAGGCTTTGGACAGATACTGTCCAACCCAAATGAGAATTTGGGAAGTTATTAATCATTAATataatcaattttttttattaattttgaaTAGATGAGACCATTTCAAACGTCCAATTTAGTTATGAACAATATATAGGATCTATATCCAATAAGTGATCACAAAACACAAGTCCATAACTACCTAGGAATCTAAGACTAAAACAAAAAATGTGGTATCTTTGCAGAAAACCCTGCAATTTACCATCAAAAGATCTCTCTATAATCTCTCGTACATCCATTTTTTCTACATCCAACTCAGGCCATCTTGAAGACATCTCATTCATAATAACcgacgacgacaacaacaacaacgaacaAAATGCCAACCAAACTGTATTTGGAAATCCATGGCAATGGTACGCCTACGAATGCACCCCAATGCAATTCGTAGGCGTAGCCGTCCCACGCCATACACAGGTCATATCGGTTATGCCTGAATATTTCTTATGTGTGAGGATCGTTTTTCCGTCTTCAAACGAGGGGTTGAAGTACGCAAAGTTATGCAGTTATTCACGTCAAAGTAGCCAACTGTTTGATATTCAAAGTTGTATGGAGTTAGAAGAAGGGTATAATAGGAATTTGGTTACGGCTGCTTCTGCTATTCTTAATGGTTGGCTTTATGTTGCTGGTGGTTATAAGGCTCTTACTTCTTCTGGTAAGTTTCGATTCCATAGGTACGATAATAAAGGGTAAGACTCCGTACATATGACCCTCCTAGTCCCTTACCCTGTATTTTGCGGTTGTCATTGTTGGATCtaaaccgttttttttttttttttttttttgggtggggTGACGAGGGAACCGGAGCCGCCACCTTCGGCTTCGGTGTGCACTAGGTAAACCCTCGTGtgtacgtgatagcctgcaaaccacgtataccaggtaagccacccgagggtgacatgctcgaagtctattaggcatggactcaggccaagaatgatccacaagattttgctcttgggGAGGCTTGAACCTGGGTCTCTTGGGAATTTCACTTaagttttaaccactagactccaCCTAGCGGGCCTAAACCGAATTTTCATCATGGTCATATGAAAACCGTCTCTCTAGCCACGAGATGAGCCAAAATAATTTCATGTACGCAGTCATAACCATATAGTTGACCCGTAATGCATATGTTTCAAGTCATTTTTCTTCATTCCATCATATATCCAAGGAATTGAGTCTTTCACTCTGATTTTATTGCATAATTATTTATACTGTATTTACTGTTATGATAATTAATCAGAAGCAGAAGAAAAGGCATTAGAACCATTGGGATCAGCAGAAAGGTTAAACCTTGCAACAATGGAATGGGAAGCACTTCCAAAGATGCTAAAACCCGAAGCTAACGCAACAGGGATAGCATTCAGAGGACTGTTCTATTGCATTGGTGGCGAAAATCATAAACATTCAGCTCAAATTTACCATCCTAAATCCAAAAAATGGGTCTTAACTAAACAATTCATCCCACAAGAGGCAGATGGCTACTCTGTAGGGTCTGTTGGCGGGCGAATGATTCTGCTTACTTGGTCTACTTTCCTCGGGGTGAAGTTGTGGCGATACAATGTTATACCCAAGGCGAAAAAATGGACCTTTGTCGGGTTTTATGCAGATACCAAGGTTGCCAGGTCTTGGCTAGACCATAAGGGACCTAAACTGGTTAGGATTAAAAAACACTTATTTATCATGACCGGAGTAGATGACAACTTTTGTTGGGTTGACGGTTTATCTGCCTGGCCGACATTACCTGGTCCTTCCTTCCATATGTGTGATGAGGGGAAGCTTTCGAAAAGCGGGTTTATATCAGCAGTTAAGTTTACTGTAACCAATGCACATTCCTGGGATTGCTATCCTGTGTATAGAATAGAGAATGCACTCTGACAGCAGGTTCAGTGAGCAATGCTATCTTCAATAGTGAATTGAAACCACTTCGGTTTTctgtctgttttttttttcagtagGGACGACTAAAATTTTCCGGTCTGTGATTGCTGCATTAAGGATAATCTGTGACATTTTAGTGCATTTCAGTATTTCTTGATAATCTAGTTTCTGGTGTACATGGAGCCACAAGTGCAGTTTTGACACCGATCATGCGATAAGCTTCAACTCCAGGCTACGAGTACCACCCTTTGTGATTTTAACATCTAATCTAGTTGACATATGTGGGAATCAATATTTTGCTGAACACAGAAATACCGAAAAATTTGAAAGTTGATTAATCAAGTTTTAAACTGCTCAACAAGCTTAACCAGACTGTAAGTCTCGGCATCTGGTCTAGCACCTCCTAGAATCATTCTCCTAAGGAGATTTGGACTATAGGCTTTGGCATGAACATAAGCCTTTATCAAACTATTATAAACAAATGTATACCTGGTATAATTCGCTTTCTTAAGCTCGTCAAATAGTCTCTCAGCATTCTCTACATCTCCTTTCTCTGCAAGAAGCTCAATAATGGCTAAAGTCGTCTCCAGCCATGGAGTTGATTTTGTTAGCGTCTTGCTCGTAATTTGCCTTGATCCCATATCTAACGTCTTCAAGGCTTCCTTTGTCAAACCGGCTTTTAAGCAACCTAATGCTAGATGTCTATAGGTTATAGCATTAGGTTTACATCCGTTCGTCTTCATTTCCTTAAAGAGCCCGGAAACCTTGTCAACAAGCCCATTTTTGCAATAAACCGAGATGATAGAATTATATTGCTCTGTGTATTTTAGACCCATCTTTGATTTCATTTCTTCCCAAAGTTCTTCAGCACGATCAAGTCGTCCCATACGACCAAATGCTTCAATTGCTATCAAGTAACTCTTTGTTCTAACCTGAGGTAATTCTAGCACACGGCCCCAATTTCGCTCGAGATCCTTCAGTTTCCCTAAATATCCATACAAAATGATGAGCACATCATATGTTGACCAATTAGTTCccgattttgaattttcaataGCCTCAACGTAACTCCCACAGACAGTTAACAATCTTGCAACAGCATGCGCGTTTGCCAAAATGCAATAAGTAATCTCATTTGGCTCAACATTTGCCTTTTTCATGTCTCCGAAAACtttcatcaatccttcaatatTATGGTCATTAGCTTCTATCTTCAAGAGAATGTTGAAAGTTGAGACATGTCTAGTAACTTTATCGGCCCTCATTTGAGCGAGTATTTTAGGGATCATTTTTCTTCGTCTAGGAGAGGAATGAAGAATAATGAGGCGGTTGAAGACCAAGTGTGAGATGGGATGCCCTAACTCTCTCATTTTCTTCATGTACTCCAACGACAGCCGGATCACTCCTTTATCCATGCATGCAATTACCAGATTGTTGTACAGCAAATCCTTCTGGAATTCAGTAGGAACATTAGTAAACAGCTTTTCACCATCAGCTATGCCATGAATTTTGATGGTGAACTCGAGAAGATAAGAATAATCCAATTCCTTCGGCTTATACGGCTTCTCACGGATCACCCACTCCATCACCTGTTACAAGATCAAATTACAACAATCACAGTGGTGAAGACAAACAGCTCACAGAAAGTCCTATCATTCAGCCTTTTTTCGAGAAGATTGAGTGCAAAAACTTAGGTGAGACGGTTTTTGAGATCACGATGATTTGGGTAGGTCTCGTGAGACCGTCTGATACAGGACTGATTATGATACAGTAGTAAATATCAATCTAGAACCCGACCCAACACACAAAAAACTTCCCCAAAGACCGTCTCATCTGAGTTTTTACACTTACATGTACTCAATCAAGCTAATAAAAGAACATCCTATGCCAGTACATAACACAATACCATTAAACCTACATTGATCATCAACAATTCAATAAACCCGACAACAAAAACACCGCGAATAAGTTTAAAACAATACCATTAAACCTACATTAATCATCAACAATTCAATAAACCCGACAACAAAAACACCGCGAATAAGTTTAAAACAATACCATTAAACCTACATTGATCATCAACAACTCAATAACCCGACAACAAAAACACCGCGAGTAAGTTTAAAACGATACCTCAAGCGCGCGTTTATGCAACTTAAGCCGTCTCAACCGATTAATAGCATGAAAAATATCACCTTTATGAACAGGAAAACCCTCACCCATCCATTTTTGGAACACATATCCTACATTTTCACCTCTTGGTACCTTCTCTATCCTAAAAGACAACACCTTTGGCGCTTCCACGACATTCGGGTCCGGATTATTCGACTTTTCCGGACCCGTATCGGGGTGATCGTCTGTCGAATGGGTGCAAAATGAAAATGTGGGTCGTAATTTGCATATTTGCTGTTGCACACcaagtgtttgatgaaatgccgcACTGAGTTTGCGACCGTAAACAAGGGGTAATAATCTCATATTTGTTAAATTTGATGGAAACCCAGTTCATTAGAGATGCTAATTAACAGATTATAAGCGAAGATTAATGAAATCATAGTTTAATTTGGGTGATTTTGAAGGAAATTCATGTTATTTTGATTTCCCGCGGTTTGTTTCGCGGGAATGGCGGAATTAGAATGCGTTTTTAAATGAGGAAATGAATGGCATAGTATGAGGTTATGAGCTAATGGTTAGCTTAGCTAACTTTGAGTACTCGGAACTCGGGAGAGATTGTTCTAATTGTCGGTGAAAGAATTCTGATCAACTCTTTTATAAAATTACCTCGTATATTTGTAAGTCGAGCCCGAAAAATACAATAACTAAGCTTTTAGTATACCAAGGAGAATGTATCAGCTATCTGTGCTCCAGTAGGTATACTTATGGTAAACACCAAAGAAAAGAGGATAAATCTTACTTTCTACTTTTTTCGGCAATACTCTTATTTGATGGTCATAAAAAATGGGACGGGCCAAAAAAGAGTATAATCcaatttaaatatttatttattttttgagaaaagatcattatcattaataaaaagtcatacgacatctacaacatatgTCCAGTtcaatcggatacaaatcgattacaaccataggaaataaattattgttcaaagaatgaaacactgcaacagagtctctatcatcgattattttaattacttaaattcttaattttaattaacacTAAACTTTATTTTTATAACTCCACTCCGATTATTTGAAATACTTAATTTTAATTAACACTAAACTTTATTTTTATAACTCCGCTCCGATTATTTGAAAATGTCCCATTTGTATGAAATTCTGCATCACATATTTTGAGAAGTTATCGGGATTAGTgattactactaatattattaagtTTAGTAAGTTCTCAATGATACATAAGGTTGTCAAAACAAAGTTTTGTACTTTTTTCCCCTAAAAAAATGGTGTATTTAACTTTAACTCTTCTATAAAACCGTTTTATATCGTAGCATCaatcaaaatgaaaaaaaaaaagcccAGACTTCTAACCCATACTACCAACCCAAGTAGACTATTAGAGTGATCAGCCCACGTCCTCTCATAGGAAATATATGGGCCCTATGGCCCATATCAGGACCGATCGATAACATTTGCAAGCATATTGACTCTTGACCGTAGGAATAATAGAGGAGATTAAATACGGATTTGGGTCGACTTATGGGTAGGATTCACATTCAACTTTTTAGCTCACGAACAAACGGATTAGTGGATCAGAAATGCTTTGACCATACTTGGTTACGAGTATTTTAAAAGCGAACAAACCAAATTCAATAAACAGGACGACCCCTGAAACTCTAGTTAAGATATTTCCTAGGTAGTAACTTATTCAATTTCAAACTATAATGTGATGTATCATGTTATTTTCGACATCCTAGGTAGTAGAATTGTGAAACCaccttcttcattgcttgaaTACCTTGAGCTTCCAGCTTTTCACGTTTCAAAACTTGTGCAAATGCTTTAGTCTTGAATGTCTCGGCTTCTGCTTTCACTTCCAGCAGTTGAGCATACAAAGTTTCTTCCTCCAATTTTGTCTCGAAATCAGAGATGCTTTCTCTCACTCGATGTAATAGAGGTAGAATCATTGCTAGTTAAGGAATTTACTGGACTGCATGAagaatgagatggcacaaagtcCTCTGTGGTGGGTCCATTCACGCTTAGACGAGAAAAACTAAATTGAAGATGATCAGGGTTGTAGAGACGTTCCCTCTTTCTATATTACGTTTTAGATTTATTACGTTTTAGAtttataattttgtatattacGTTTGAATTAGTTTTAAATTTATAATTTTACATTTGTATATTACGTTTTAGATTTATAATTTTACGTTTGAATTAGTtttatatttgtaatattacatttgaattatttttatatttgtaatattaaGTTTAAATTAGTtttatatttgtaatattacGTAATTGTTTTCGTATTAATAAATTATTtgttaactagtttagatcccgcgcaatgaatgcgctgtatttatagactttttatttttgtattacttaatcatgctaaaGTAACCgttcattaatttttcatatttcccattattatattttgaggaaaaaaattgaactgtaaaattacTCAAAAAAAACTaagtaaaattgaactgtaaaataataggcgtatctcattaattgttcatttttctcgttattatattttgtttcaagcaaaaaatatattaaaactgaaaattaatctaaGAGGATTAAGTAATGTGcttaaatacttttttttttaagttattttttataccacaacgctaatgattccaatttataaattctctcaacattttttttgttatgaaagtaatcaaaaccAGTTATActtttgtttatacatagtatgaatagtatgagtcaaatcattatcaaataataatatcaataaaaaatttaatattttatagttttatattatttatactttagttaaaatataatattttaatgtttAGTGAAGATTATATAATttgattaaaagattaatttaatgaaaagaattatataatgaaattcattataattattaatttccttatttagttaATACAATTAAAATATCAAtaacttccttatttaaaaagatgctttttggagggaaagtttgtgagttcacctattcatttagtaaataggggatggaGATGACCGACGGTGATGAACGTCGAAACAAACTTCATGCTTCTGCTCGCCGGAAAACAATTACTTTCAAGATGGGAAATACTAGTTTTGGGTCGAAAGAAGTTTCAATTGCTTCTGAGACAGATTTCTATGAAGGTGGCGAGTACGAGCAATATCAGAGAGACCTTGAGGAAGAGGTAAGAAATTATTAGGGGTCGTAAAAtgaggaggaggaagatgaggagCAAGGAAATGAGGTGGCGGGAAATCAGCAGACGGGAAATCAGGAGGGGGAAATGTGGAGGCTACTTCTGCATTACGTATAATTAGGCGAGGGATCCATGTTAAATTTGAGGTCTATGGTAAGGGGTCTAGCACTTCGATTCCTGAGCCGCAGAGGAAAGTAAGGGCTAGAGGGAAAGATACTAGCTGGATATTGACGGGCGAGCACCGGGAGGACCATTAGTACCGGATGTGATTCCAAGTTTTGGTGGACACATATCTTACCTTTTGTGGAGTCAACCTCAGTCGGAGCGTTTGTTGACTAAATATACTAGAGAGTGATCTTTGGCCGAGCTTCGTGCATGAAATTTGTCGGAACCAGTTCGGAAGTTAGTTGAGGATTCGGGACTTAGTTACTTGCCCAACATCATGCATAAACATTTGAACATGCcattgttgtgtgcttttatttagaggTGGCAGCCAGACACCAACACTTTTAACATGCTATGGGGTGAGATGACGATATTAATTACTACATGATGTGCAGGAGATTCTTGGGATCGAGATTGATGGATTTCCTTGTAGCATACCCGATGCTGATATGGCACATTCGATACTTGACATGTCGGAGTTGTTGGGTATGACTGAGGCGTAGTTGGGAGGTCAGTGGGGACCTGATAAGGATGCAAATATTTACAAGGgaaatttgattttacaaaaagtTTTGAAAGATTTGGTTCAGGGAGACAAGCGAGGAATGGTATCGGAGGCTCAGGGCTACTTGATGATTTTATTGAGTTCAACGTTATTTTTTGATAGATCAAGTGATAGAGTACGGGCTAACACATTGTCGATGCTTAGAGATGTTGGTAGTATTGTTGGGCGTGCTTGGGGTGCCGACACACTTACTTATCTATATAGGAAAATGGGGATCGCGAAGAGGTCTGATTGTAGAGGTTTGTGCGGTTGTTTGACCTTGTTGCAGTCTTGGATATTTGAGTATTTCCCGGCATTTAGGCCAATGGCTACTTTGGCGGCCGCTCCGGGTGCACTCAGGGCTATGTTGTGGTCCATTAGTACGGTTCCGCAATGTGAGGCAGGGAGAGCTTTGATCTCCTATCGGGAGCACTTGATATGATGCCGATTAAGTCGATAGCTTGAGACCGTACCACGACCATCCGAGATCGAGCACCCGCGTAGTGTTTACAATGGTTTGTTgagatttattgatattgttgagtCGTACCAGCCAGATCGATGTCTTCGATAGTTTGTTGTGGTCCACTAATACTTATAATATATTTGTTTCATTTTTTCAGGTTGGACAGTCTCTTATTCACAGGTTCTCGCAGTTCGAGAATGTCGAAGACCCTGCAGTGAGCACAAAATTCACGTAGTTTATAAGGAATGTTCATCCTCAGATGCGTGCATACACTGGCTGACCCCCGGTTGCTGAGGGTAGTAGGGGGAGAGGCAGACGATCTGGAGGTCGTGGTAGGAGCCGGGAAAATGAGGTGAGGGATCGTCATGATCAGAAGGTCGAGTCTGGACGAGGGAGAGGTCGAGGCGGCGATGATGTCCAAAGGTGGTTGAGATCAGAGCCGACGACTTGTAGGGGTGTACTTATTAGATGTTGTTGGACTATTAGATGACTTTTAGTTGTTATTTTGTTGGACTTGTAATTGTTATTTTGTTGGactttttgttgttattttgttAGACTTGTAGTTGTTATCTTGTTGGACTTGTACTTATTATTATGTTGCACTTTTAGTTTAActtaattaaaaattacaacttAATTAAAACATGGTTTAACTTAATTAAGTCAATTATCTAAAACATTACAATAACTAAGCAAACGGGTTCCACATAATACCCGAAGATACAAATTGCCACCACAAATCAAGTCTTTCAGTATGAATGTCTTCATAATGAGCGACGTCTTCATGCCGATTATTAAACCAGTGAGTGTGGATGGGAGGCATGGCACAATTATCATCCATGCGTAAACGTACAAAATGATTACCTGTAAAAAGAATCCATAGAATACCATACGGGGACCTGACACCTGGAACTGGTCGTAGAGGTAGGTACGTAGAAGAACCGGACCATACACGATCGCCGTTTAGGTTACTTCCCAAAGTCACGAGACATATTGTTCACTTGAACAATGTTGCAAAACCATGCAAATCCAAGGCTTCCATCCAATTCGGCTTTTGACATGGTTTATGTTGAACCCATTTGATTCGTCTACATACTCTACAAGCACTGTTTCGCTCACCGTAGTAGACAGTGTCATAAAGATTGTCTTTTAGCTCCACCAACAATTGTTGTTGCATCTCGAGATAATTTCTTTGATTTCCTGTTTTTGCATGCGACATAACCCGAAAACCACAATGACCATCACCCACCGGGTCAAAAGCTCCTAAAAAGTAAAAACCTATCAATGATCGCCTCAGGCATACAATCCTCATAGGCAAAAACACCAACGTGTGTTATAATGTCATAATTAAGCTCGGGGGGCATCACCTACATTAAATATAAAGTGCAAAATTAACGTAAATATTAACATTAAAAATTGAAATTAACTAAATATAAACAGAAACTATTAACATTAAAAATTGAAATTAACTAAATATTAACATTAAAAATTAACATACCTCCACCGTTACTTGTTATCGTACTCGGGTAACTACATCTGGAATGTTCGAAGGCAGATTTAATACGGGTATTGGACTTCCTTGGACGACCACGTCGTATATCTATTATTTCAGGTTCCTCAACAACCTCATCCTCAGGAAACAACTTAGTGAACATTGACTCAATTACATCTCTTTGGACCGAATGGCGGGAAGCTCGAACTTTATAGAAAAGGTCCTCAATCACATCATTATGGCGAGAACGGCGATGACTGGAATCCGTGTAGGATAACCCTGAGCAAAATACATGTAAATCATCTGGATGGATTCTTTTACCTTCGTGGAAACCTGTATGTAACCGACAAGCACACAATAGCTTATGAGCGGTCCATAATGTGGAACTACAATACTCCTGCAAGTAATAACCCAAATCAGTCCCACGATTATATTCCACTAACATTGCTTCAATGGCGGTCGCCGAAACTCTTCCACTTAACATTGAAAATATATTCCCACAATACATGTTAGTAACAACCATCTTGCTTATAGAATCTTCCAAATGCGTTTTTTAGGAATTTCAATATGTTGCCCGTGCATCATAACATCAGCCCGTTTCCATATACTGTCAAGAGTAAGTTTAGTTGATCCTAACCACATCTTCAATTGAGCATGAGCGGACTCAACTCTAGACGTAATTGTGTTACCAAAATGAAGTACCAAATTAGTAAAACATTTGGCAAACTTATGGATATTATGCCACCATGTCAACTGAAGATAACTGATAAGTACAGGATGATCACAATATTTTTTCCTCAACTCATTCCACTCCATATTACATTCATCAAACGTTTTAGCTTCAACAACTTTTTCCCAAGCGTCGCGTGCTAACACTTTCCCAAAATTACCATTCCTTTCCATGTTCGTTGCTCTGGCCTCAATTGCAGTGTACACGTGAAATAGGCACAAAAAATGATGGGAAGTACGAAATACAGCAGGAAGTGCAGAAATTAGACCACGCTCGTGATCCGTAACTATGACTGTTGGCCTCACATCTGGTTCCAACAATGATTCTAGCCTTCTCAGAACCCACGTATACCCATCggtactctctctctctctctctctctcaattaACGCGTAACCTACCAAAAAACTTTTTCCAACAGGTGTGACGCCTACACATTGAACCAACAGGTGTGACGCCTACATATTGAACCAATAACATCTGACCACACTTTGAACACCTGCACTGCCTCGGGATGAGTAAACCAAACATGTGTAAGTTCTTTTGTTAGAGGATTTTTGATGGACTCACTAAGGTAGTTAGCTTCGTTCGCTAAATGCAACATATATTGCACACTATTTCTCCCATCTCTATCCTTTGTACTCAATCGGACATTCTCATTGTAAATTTGTTTCAGAACCGGAGGCGGTTGATCAGGATACCTAAGCGTAAAAGCATGTCTAACCATCCCGGTTTCACATGAGACTGCCGATACTGCTTAATCAATTCTTCTTGTTCTTCAGTAAATTTCGCTCTACAT
It includes:
- the LOC141591489 gene encoding uncharacterized protein LOC141591489, encoding MWYLCRKPCNLPSKDLSIISRTSIFSTSNSGHLEDISFIITDDDNNNNEQNANQTVFGNPWQWYAYECTPMQFVGVAVPRHTQVISVMPEYFLCVRIVFPSSNEGLKYAKLCSYSRQSSQLFDIQSCMELEEGYNRNLVTAASAILNGWLYVAGGYKALTSSEAEEKALEPLGSAERLNLATMEWEALPKMLKPEANATGIAFRGLFYCIGGENHKHSAQIYHPKSKKWVLTKQFIPQEADGYSVGSVGGRMILLTWSTFLGVKLWRYNVIPKAKKWTFVGFYADTKVARSWLDHKGPKLVRIKKHLFIMTGVDDNFCWVDGLSAWPTLPGPSFHMCDEGKLSKSGFISAVKFTVTNAHSWDCYPVYRIENAL
- the LOC141591488 gene encoding pentatricopeptide repeat-containing protein At1g07590, mitochondrial: MRLLPLVYGRKLSAAFHQTLGVQQQICKLRPTFSFCTHSTDDHPDTGPEKSNNPDPNVVEAPKVLSFRIEKVPRGENVGYVFQKWMGEGFPVHKGDIFHAINRLRRLKLHKRALEVMEWVIREKPYKPKELDYSYLLEFTIKIHGIADGEKLFTNVPTEFQKDLLYNNLVIACMDKGVIRLSLEYMKKMRELGHPISHLVFNRLIILHSSPRRRKMIPKILAQMRADKVTRHVSTFNILLKIEANDHNIEGLMKVFGDMKKANVEPNEITYCILANAHAVARLLTVCGSYVEAIENSKSGTNWSTYDVLIILYGYLGKLKDLERNWGRVLELPQVRTKSYLIAIEAFGRMGRLDRAEELWEEMKSKMGLKYTEQYNSIISVYCKNGLVDKVSGLFKEMKTNGCKPNAITYRHLALGCLKAGLTKEALKTLDMGSRQITSKTLTKSTPWLETTLAIIELLAEKGDVENAERLFDELKKANYTRYTFVYNSLIKAYVHAKAYSPNLLRRMILGGARPDAETYSLVKLVEQFKT